In Xanthomonas sacchari, a genomic segment contains:
- a CDS encoding Ig-like domain-containing protein: protein MPRFSGDAHPLPDSGVAFAPGQRQGQLQRVFAADLAAGAGSAPGRDFWIDRMLARQGTGGGFGDSNNWLFTRGRAAYLYTHKPEEPGFVGDVAYVHKTGHDALFRLQVERDGAPVPLVEDSAQRRQTPSYFSSVYSGAGVRLQLVKFISEQNVAVAEATLSSTDSVAHTLTMRAVSPMATHPDGAELTGAFVTHNAITTLFPRLSGDGFAVQGANIARQVVVPAHGSAPTLKVQLGLIAHELPASLQEYRRIAAQSPQQAYRDHVVAYNRWWADNLPYLDTPEDNLDKTLFYRWWLLRFNFLDAAVPGNDYQFPVAIEGVLGYDNAIVLTTGMFIDDLKYLRDPLYAYGSWLGTGETAGGGKYVDNPGAPENWSNSYAQYLSAAAWRAYQVHGGPPAIAGQLARYASEDVEALLRAYDRNGNGLIEYDWAAMTGNDADAVSFDWAKRHGAPRMDRSESAYVYANALAAAQAAHVAGDAATAVSMQALAAKIRCAVLEVLWQDRSAQADGMGLHGDLLKQRQADGPRLPVDWKETNNYSPFSVGLMPKHGDADDDPKYVRALRLFADARQFPLFPFYTANQADAQARGEGGSNNFSVINATVAFRLLGSVLRDYPSPYLDASSYRTLLYWNAWAHYIDGDNRYPDQNEFWAQGSAADGGRIGYRSWIHHTQLGATNFTVIEDAMGLRPRSDAKIELYPIDIGWDHFAADRLRYRDRDLSIVWDRDGRHYRGAAPKGYSLYLDGRLAFTVDRLAHVLYDPASGRVQALPDAINAGTAPLRVLAAHPLALQAPQQVRFPGAARIGEVLADAGLDTALPPGARNLAQGAAVSASYTADGFPATAAVDGSTANEPFWGTAGSGNTRDWLELDLGRPQSLDDVRVYFYRSSSPPGEQHGFPSGTRAGYAPPWMYVLQYFDAGAWKTVPGQVRDAPIAQGNRNRIRFPPLRAQRWRLQVTHAGTLRTGIKEIQAYASGAAAPVAHGNQAPRVEAWQQDGGAAGGVMRLVGRVGDDALPNGTLALHWRTLQAPPGGAALFEQPQAAATEVRFTAPGAYTLQLQADDGALQGQAAVAVIAAATPAGQTLQVQGEATPSAQFTAGHHRLQALNDGLLPAPDQVPAADRRWGSWGRAQPASVWVQYRWPQPQRLNAAALYFWDDQPQGGVALPRAWTLQYLDGTQWRDIAVRGGYPVQGDGAPSRVTFAPVVTTALRAVLQTAAQGEGRYAVGLDEWQVFAERAVATEAVDVRIAPGQVPALPAHIAGYFADGSWGWLSVRWSPPDPATLAGEGRVQVQGLADGGVPVTASVWVRATAPGQLTTVQAPPPLHVPVGQAPTLPELVAVQYNDGSRERVPVRWPPLALAAYATAGRLSLVGQAQGREGSGELPVRLELVIEAEVP, encoded by the coding sequence ATGCCGCGCTTCAGCGGCGATGCGCACCCGCTGCCGGACAGCGGCGTGGCGTTCGCGCCGGGGCAGCGGCAGGGCCAGTTGCAGCGGGTGTTCGCCGCCGACCTGGCGGCAGGCGCCGGCAGTGCGCCCGGCCGCGATTTCTGGATCGACCGCATGCTGGCGCGGCAGGGCACCGGCGGCGGTTTCGGCGACAGCAACAACTGGCTGTTCACCCGCGGCCGTGCCGCCTACCTGTACACGCACAAGCCGGAGGAGCCCGGCTTCGTCGGCGACGTGGCTTACGTGCACAAGACCGGCCACGACGCGCTGTTCCGCTTGCAGGTGGAACGCGACGGCGCGCCCGTGCCACTGGTCGAGGACAGCGCGCAGCGGCGGCAGACGCCGAGTTACTTCAGCAGCGTGTACAGCGGCGCCGGCGTGCGCCTGCAACTGGTCAAGTTCATCAGCGAGCAGAACGTGGCGGTGGCCGAGGCCACGCTGTCCAGTACCGATAGCGTCGCGCACACGCTGACCATGCGCGCGGTTTCGCCGATGGCCACGCATCCCGACGGCGCCGAGCTGACCGGCGCCTTCGTCACCCACAACGCCATCACCACGCTGTTCCCGCGCCTGTCCGGCGACGGCTTCGCGGTGCAAGGCGCGAACATCGCGCGGCAGGTGGTCGTGCCGGCGCACGGGTCCGCGCCAACGCTGAAGGTGCAACTGGGGCTGATCGCGCACGAACTGCCGGCCTCGCTGCAGGAATACCGGCGCATCGCCGCGCAATCGCCGCAGCAGGCCTACCGCGACCATGTCGTCGCCTACAACCGCTGGTGGGCCGACAACCTGCCGTACCTGGATACGCCCGAGGACAATCTCGACAAGACCCTGTTCTATCGCTGGTGGCTGCTGCGCTTCAATTTCCTCGATGCCGCGGTTCCCGGCAACGACTACCAGTTCCCGGTGGCGATCGAAGGCGTGCTCGGCTACGACAACGCCATCGTGCTGACCACCGGCATGTTCATCGACGACCTCAAGTACCTGCGCGATCCGCTCTACGCGTACGGCTCCTGGCTCGGTACCGGCGAGACCGCCGGCGGCGGCAAGTACGTGGACAATCCCGGCGCGCCGGAGAACTGGTCCAATTCCTACGCCCAGTACCTCAGTGCCGCCGCTTGGCGCGCCTACCAGGTGCATGGCGGGCCGCCGGCGATCGCAGGGCAACTGGCGCGCTACGCCAGCGAAGACGTGGAGGCGCTGCTGCGCGCCTACGATCGCAACGGCAACGGCCTGATCGAGTACGACTGGGCGGCGATGACCGGCAACGACGCCGATGCGGTCTCCTTCGATTGGGCCAAGCGCCACGGCGCGCCACGCATGGATCGCAGCGAGAGCGCGTACGTGTACGCCAATGCGCTGGCCGCCGCACAGGCTGCGCATGTGGCTGGCGATGCTGCCACCGCAGTAAGCATGCAGGCGCTGGCGGCGAAGATCCGCTGCGCCGTGCTCGAGGTGCTGTGGCAGGACCGCAGTGCGCAGGCCGACGGCATGGGCCTGCACGGCGACCTGCTCAAGCAGCGCCAGGCCGATGGGCCGCGCCTGCCGGTGGACTGGAAGGAGACCAACAACTACTCCCCCTTCAGCGTCGGCCTGATGCCCAAGCACGGCGATGCCGACGACGATCCCAAGTACGTGCGCGCGCTGCGCCTGTTCGCCGACGCCCGGCAGTTCCCGCTGTTCCCGTTCTACACCGCCAACCAAGCCGATGCGCAGGCGCGCGGGGAGGGCGGCAGCAACAATTTCTCGGTGATCAACGCCACCGTGGCGTTCCGCCTGCTCGGCAGCGTGTTGCGTGATTACCCGAGTCCGTACCTGGACGCGTCCAGTTATCGCACGCTGCTGTACTGGAACGCGTGGGCGCACTACATCGACGGCGACAACCGCTACCCGGACCAGAACGAATTCTGGGCGCAGGGCAGCGCCGCCGACGGCGGCCGCATCGGCTACCGCTCGTGGATCCACCATACCCAGCTCGGCGCCACCAACTTCACCGTGATCGAGGATGCGATGGGCTTGCGCCCGCGCAGCGACGCCAAAATCGAGTTGTATCCGATCGACATCGGCTGGGACCATTTCGCCGCCGACCGCCTGCGCTACCGCGACCGCGACCTGAGCATCGTCTGGGACCGCGACGGCCGCCATTACCGCGGGGCCGCGCCGAAAGGCTATTCGCTGTACCTGGACGGGCGCCTGGCCTTCACCGTCGATCGCCTGGCACACGTGCTGTACGACCCGGCCAGCGGCCGCGTGCAGGCGTTGCCGGACGCGATCAACGCCGGCACGGCGCCGCTGCGCGTGCTGGCCGCGCATCCGCTGGCGCTGCAGGCGCCGCAGCAGGTGCGCTTTCCCGGCGCGGCGCGGATCGGCGAGGTGCTGGCCGATGCCGGACTCGACACCGCGCTGCCGCCGGGTGCGCGCAACCTGGCGCAGGGCGCGGCGGTCAGCGCCAGCTATACCGCCGACGGATTTCCGGCCACCGCCGCGGTCGACGGCAGCACCGCCAATGAGCCGTTCTGGGGCACGGCCGGTTCGGGCAACACCCGCGACTGGCTGGAACTGGATCTGGGCCGGCCGCAGAGCCTGGACGACGTGCGCGTGTACTTCTATCGCAGTTCCTCGCCGCCGGGCGAACAGCACGGCTTCCCGTCGGGCACGCGTGCCGGCTACGCGCCGCCGTGGATGTACGTGCTGCAGTATTTCGATGCCGGCGCATGGAAGACCGTGCCCGGGCAGGTGCGCGATGCGCCGATCGCGCAGGGCAACCGCAACCGCATTCGCTTCCCGCCGCTGCGCGCGCAGCGTTGGCGCCTGCAAGTGACCCATGCCGGCACGCTGCGTACCGGCATCAAGGAGATCCAGGCCTATGCCAGCGGCGCCGCGGCACCGGTGGCGCACGGCAACCAGGCGCCGCGGGTCGAGGCCTGGCAGCAGGACGGCGGCGCTGCCGGCGGCGTGATGCGCCTGGTCGGCCGGGTCGGCGACGATGCGTTGCCGAACGGCACGCTGGCGCTGCATTGGCGCACGCTGCAGGCGCCGCCTGGCGGCGCCGCGCTGTTCGAGCAGCCGCAGGCAGCAGCGACCGAGGTGCGCTTCACCGCGCCCGGCGCCTACACCCTGCAATTGCAGGCCGACGATGGCGCGCTGCAGGGCCAGGCCGCGGTCGCGGTGATCGCCGCGGCCACGCCGGCCGGGCAGACCCTGCAGGTGCAGGGCGAGGCCACGCCGAGTGCACAGTTCACCGCCGGCCACCACCGGCTGCAGGCGCTCAACGATGGGCTGCTGCCGGCACCGGACCAGGTGCCGGCCGCCGACCGCCGCTGGGGCAGTTGGGGACGTGCGCAGCCCGCCTCGGTGTGGGTGCAGTACCGGTGGCCGCAACCGCAGCGGTTGAACGCGGCGGCGCTGTACTTCTGGGACGACCAGCCACAGGGCGGGGTGGCGCTGCCGCGCGCGTGGACGCTGCAGTACCTCGACGGCACGCAGTGGCGCGACATCGCGGTACGCGGCGGCTATCCGGTGCAGGGCGATGGCGCGCCAAGCCGGGTGACGTTCGCGCCGGTGGTCACCACGGCCTTGCGTGCGGTGTTGCAGACCGCGGCGCAGGGCGAGGGCCGTTACGCGGTCGGCCTGGACGAATGGCAGGTGTTCGCCGAGCGTGCGGTAGCCACCGAAGCGGTGGACGTACGCATCGCGCCCGGGCAAGTGCCGGCGCTGCCGGCGCACATCGCCGGCTACTTCGCCGACGGCAGTTGGGGCTGGCTGAGCGTGCGCTGGTCGCCACCGGATCCGGCGACGCTGGCCGGCGAGGGCCGCGTGCAGGTGCAGGGCCTGGCCGACGGCGGCGTGCCGGTGACGGCCAGCGTCTGGGTCCGCGCGACCGCACCTGGCCAGCTCACCACGGTGCAGGCGCCGCCGCCGTTGCACGTGCCTGTAGGGCAGGCGCCGACGCTGCCGGAACTGGTTGCCGTGCAGTACAACGACGGCTCGCGCGAGCGCGTGCCGGTGCGCTGGCCGCCGCTGGCGCTGGCCGCCTATGCGACGGCCGGACGCCTGAGCCTGGTCGGGCAGGCGCAGGGGCGCGAGGGCAGCGGCGAACTGCCGGTGCGGCTGGAGTTGGTGATCGAGGCGGAGGTGCCATGA